One stretch of Camelus bactrianus isolate YW-2024 breed Bactrian camel chromosome 21, ASM4877302v1, whole genome shotgun sequence DNA includes these proteins:
- the ANKRD11 gene encoding ankyrin repeat domain-containing protein 11 isoform X6, whose amino-acid sequence MPKGGSSRTPQQEERSLGPDMVEKQPGKKDKDKVSLTKTPKLDRSDGGKEVRERATKRKLPFTVGANGEQKDSDTEKQGPERKRIKKEPVTRKAGLLFGMGLSGIRAGYPLSERQQVALLMQMTAEESANSPDTTPKHPSQSTVCPKGTPNSASKTKDKVNKRNERGETRLHRAAIRGDARRIKELISEGADVNVKDFAGWTALHEACNRGYYDVAKQLLAAGAEVNTKGLDDDTPLHDAANNGHYKVVKLLLRYGGNPQQSNRKGETPLKVASSPTMVNLLLGKGTYTSSEESSAESSEEEDAPSFAPSSSADGNNTDSEFEKGLKHKAKNPEPQKTATPVKDEYEFDEDDEQDRVPPVDDKHLLKKEYRKEAKAGSLVSIPKMEVRTHSKGGAVAPKKASHRILSDTSDEEDVAVTVGGGEKLRLSAHAVLPGSKAREPSSSKQQKEKNKVKKKRKKEIKGKEVRFGKRSDKFCSSESESESSESGEEGGDSAGSPGCLKESPLVLKDPSLFSSLSASSTSSHGSSAAQKHNPSHTDPHAKHWRTDNWKTISSPAWSEVSSLSDSTRTRLSSESDCSSEGSSLESLKPARKRQEHRRRGGLQGALPDRKNSFHPGVDGAVPKLDKEGKVVKKHKTKHKHRNKEKGLGTAGQELKLKSLAYEYEDPKARPDSDGPVEGRLKAPRHDRDHLKREERLGKAKAEEKEWLFRDEAMKASREEKSLKRARDAGRDAGRGCREEKDRSGRAEKERLLKEKSPKEERLRLCREERKKRPKDRPPKPDKRSDFREDRASKEKPFREDRERPKKEKVYREDPAVEEYCNKSQLLESEDTKFSLSDDQQDRWFSDLSDSSFDFRGEDSWDSPVTDYRDMKGESVARLILETVREDGKEKRREGRARDKRGDRKKDRDPLERGSERRREHPEKQKGGPGHLAEKDRRRRESAEGARERKEPSEASKERKDCRAKPEEEPKEHSGEGDFGKSLEPWERQHLAREKEKKCKLEKHKEKCSDKDRGEKPAPERGPRDKECEKCFREKRDARERHKEAHGRDRERKASLDAGKDRREKGFPGAAAEDSCDKKEDKKGKEKSWYIADIFTDESEDEDGPPEREAGLRKHAEKPKDRDGRERRRERGAAEGVKDRKEKGLEKHREKKEREPPEKHRDRRERGPADAAQDRRGRQRPPDKAERRPPAEDKAKSRHRERPEREQGRDRRPSKGADAEKSLLERLEEEALQEFREDSNDKASEVSSDSFTDRGPDPGLGALLDASFPEPPEERARERERHRHSSSSSKKSHERERARRDKPDRKERGDGGQYERDFLDSDAYGASYGSKADTEDDVDKAVELLSAEKKEKNDSERDAAKKVEKELRPFGASAASLLKEKRRREKHRERWRDGLPRHHREEPKPAARDRDRPRDEGAKLGETKLKEKFKENPEREKGDPVRTSNGGDRPPASRDPGRKDARPREKLLGDGDLMMTSFERMLSQKDLEVEERHRRHKERMRQMEKLRHRPADPKLKDKLRPAEDARRKGLDVPPKKPLCPDPALKDRKLKEPAPAAPAAENKPHPGPAVDPRDWLAGPHMKEVLPASPRPDHSRPTGVPTPASVVSCPSYEEAMHTPRTPSCSADDYSDLMFECADSQPVSSTSASACSPSFFDRFSMAASSVSETPGQTPTRPLCTSLYRSVSVDIRRAPEEEFSVGDKLFRQQSVPAASSYNSPGQHLEDKAPGPPGPAEKFSCLSPGYYSPDYGLLSPKADTLHCPPAAVVNVTPSPEGAFSGLQAKSPSSRRDELLAPSMEGALPPDLSIPLDATEDQQATAAIIPPEPSFLEPLDEGPFSTVITEEPVEWAHPAAAEQGLTSGLIGSAPDNPVSWPVGSDLLLKSPQRFPESPPSEPPYPVSPVSYPLPVTEPGLEVKDDTGAAVPASISASEEPPPFAPTSRLEPFFSNCKSLPEASPDGPPESACTTSGAQVEVLGPLESNFLESGHSLSALGQVEPAPWPGAFPASEDDLDLGPFSLPELPLQTKDVSDVETEPVEESPLVPPENTPAGAPPCLPGGDAAAPAAEEQLVLPPDPAAAHLPTEPEPGSLEEPKPDVLLEAAVEAGALQGRAPEDPDLSSEPMPAPSEPRPLGSRDEAEGHDPLATPHGMADAPEDGSAQTHVADGAGPQDSVGLERSPGSVQPEAAEPEPKATAEAPKAPRVEEVPQRMTRTRAQMLASQSKQSSPPAEKEPAPAPRAKGRASEEDDPQAQHPRKRRFQRSSQPLTQQMHTSTRQTREVIQQTLAAIVDAIKLDAIEPYHSDRANPYFEYLQIRKKIEEKRKILCYISPQAPQCYAEYVTYTGSYLLDGKPLSKLHIPVIAPPPSLAEPLKELFRQQEAVRGKLRLQHSIEREKLIVSCEQEILRVHCRAARTIANQAVPFSACTMLLDSEVYNMPLESQGDENKSVRDRFNARQFISWLQDVDDKYERMKTCLLMRQQHEAAALNAVQRMEWQLKVQELDPAGHKSLCVNEVPSFYVPMVDVNDDFVLLPA is encoded by the exons ATGCCCAAGGGAGGGAGCTCCAGGACACCGCAGCAAGAGGAGCGTTCCCTCGGCCCCGACATGGTGGAGAAGCAGCCCGGGAAAAAG GATAAAGATAAAGTTTCTCTAACCAAGACCCCAAAGCTGGACCGCAGTGATGGcgggaaggaggtgagggagcgaGCGACTAAGCGGAAGCTGCCCTTCACCGTGGGGGCCAATGGAGAGCAGAAGGACTCGGACACAG AGAAGCAGGGTCCCGAGCGGAAGAGGATTAAGAAAGAGCCCGTCACCCGCAAGGCTGGGCTGCTGTTCGGCATGGGGCTGTCTGGGATCCGCGCTGGCTACCCGCTCTCCGAGCGCCAGCAGGTGGCGCTCCTCATGCAGATGACGGCTGAGGAGTCAGCCAACAGCCCAG ACACCACACCAAAGCACCCCTCCCAGTCAACCGTGTGTCCAAAGGGGACGCCCAACTCTGCCtccaaaaccaaagataaagtGAACAAGAGGAACGAGCGTGGAGAGACACGCCTGCACCGGGCGGCCATTCGGGGGGACGCGCGGCGCATCAAGGAGCTCATCAGCGAGGGTGCGGACGTCAACGTCAAGGACTTTGCGG GCTGGACTGCGCTGCACGAGGCCTGTAACCGGGGCTACTACGACGTGGCGAAGCAGCTGCTGGCTGCGGGCGCGGAGGTGAACACCAAGGGCCTGGACGATGACACGCCCTTGCACGACGCGGCCAACAACGGGCACTACAAG GTGGTGAAGCTGCTGCTCCGGTACGGGGGGAACCCTCAGCAGAGCAACAGGAAAGGCGAGACGCCGCTGAAGGTCGCCAGCTCCCCAACCATGGTGAACCTGCTGCTGGGCAAGGGCACCTACACGTCCAGCGAGGAGAGCTCGGCCG AGAGCTCCGAGGAGGAGGATGCCCCGTCCTTCGCACCTTCTAGCTCCGCCGACGGCAACAACACGGACTCCGAGTTCGAGAAGGGCCTCAAGCACAAGGCTAAGAACCCGGAGCCCCAGAAGACGGCGACCCCCGTGAAGGACGAGTACGAGTTTGACGAGGACGACGAGCAGGACCGGGTCCCCCCCGTGGACGACAAGCACCTGCTGAAGAAGGAGTACCGCAAGGAGGCCAAGGCCGGCAGCCTTGTCTCCATCCCCAAGATGGAGGTGAGGACGCACAGCAAGGGTGGCGCCGTCGCGCCCAAGAAGGCTTCTCACCGCATCCTGTCGGACACATCGGACGAGGAGGACGTTGCCGTCACCGTGGGCGGCGGGGAGAAGCTGCGGCTCTCAGCTCATGCGGTCCTGCCCGGCAGCAAGGCGCGGGAGCCTTCCAGCTCCaaacagcagaaggaaaaaaataaagtgaaaaagaagcgaaagaaagaaataaaaggcaaagaaGTGCGGTTTGGGAAGAGGAGCGACAAGTTCTGCTCGTCCGAGTCAGAGAGCGAGTCCTCGGAGAGTGGCGAGGAGGGCGGGGACTCGGCGGGGAGCCCCGGCTGCCTCAAGGAGTCCCCGCTGGTGCTGAAGGACCCCTCCCTGTTCAGCTCCCTGTCCGCCTCCTCCACCTCGTCCCACGGCAGCTCCGCCGCCCAGAAGCATAACCCCAGCCACACGGACCCCCATGCCAAGCACTGGCGGACGGACAATTGGAAAACCATCTCTTCTCCCGCCTGGTCCGAGGTCAGCTCCTTGTCAGACTCCACGAGGACGAGACTGAGCAGCGAGTCTGACTGCTCCTCCGAGGGCTCCAGCTTGGAGTCGCTGAAGCCGGCCCGGAAGCGGCAGGAgcacaggaggaggggaggcctACAGGGCGCTCTGCCCGACAGGAAGAACTCCTTCCACCCCGGCGTGGACGGCGCTGTCCCCAAGCTGGACAAGGAAGGCAAAGTCGTCAAGAAACACAAgacaaaacacaaacacagaaaCAAGGAGAAGGGGCTGGGCACAGCTGGCCAGGAGCTGAAGCTGAAGAGCCTCGCGTACGAGTACGAGGACCCCAAGGCAAGGCCGGACAGCGACGGGCCTGTGGAGGGCAGGCTGAAGGCGCCACGGCACGACCGCGACCACctcaagagagaggagaggctcGGCAAGGCGAAGGCGGAGGAGAAGGAGTGGCTCTTCAGAGACGAGGCGATGAAGGCCTCCAGGGAGGAGAAGTCCCTCAAGAGAGCCCGCGATGCGGGCAGGGACGCGGGCAGGGGCTGCCGGGAGGAGAAGGACCGCTCGGGCAGGGCTGAGAAGGAGAGGTTGCTGAAGGAGAAGTCTCCCAAGGAGGAGAGGCTGAGGCTCTGCAGGGAGGAGCGGAAGAAGAGGCCCAAGGACAGGCCCCCAAAGCCGGACAAGAGGAGTGACTTCAGAGAAGACAGAGCGTCGAAAGAGAAGCCTTTcagggaagacagagagagacccAAAAAAGAGAAGGTGTACAGGGAAGACCCTGCTGTGGAGGAGTATTGCAACAAAAGCCAGCTTCTGGAGAGTGAGGACACCAAGTTCAGCCTCTCCGATGACCAGCAGGATCGGTGGTTTTCCGACTTGTCCGATTCATCCTTCGACTTCAGAGGGGAGGACAGCTGGGACTCCCCGGTGACGGACTACAGGGACATGAAGGGCGAGTCTGTGGCCAGGCTGATCCTGGAGACGGTGCGGGAGGACGGCAAGGAGAAGAGGCGGGAGGGCCGGGCGCGGGACAAGCGGGGTGACAGGAAGAAGGATCGGGACCCCCTGGAGCGGGGATCCGAGCGGCGGCGGGAGCACCCCGAGAAGCAGAAGGGCGGGCCCGGCCACCTGGCGGAGAAGGACAGGAGGCGACGGGAGTCCGCGGAGGGCGCGCGGGAGCGGAAGGAGCCGTCTGAGGCCAGCAAGGAGCGCAAGGACTGCCGTGCCAAGCCGGAGGAGGAGCCCAAGGAGCACAGCGGCGAGGGCGACTTCGGGAAGAGCCTGGAGCCCTGGGAGAGGCAGCACCTGGCgcgggagaaggagaagaagtgCAAACTGGAGAAGCACAAGGAGAAGTGCAGCGACAAGGACAGGGGCGAGAAGCCCGCCCCGGAGAGGGGCCCGAGGGACAAGGAGTGCGAGAAGTGCTTCAGAGAGAAGAGGGATGCCAGGGAGAGGCACAAGGAGGCACAcggcagagacagggagaggaagGCGTCTCTGGACGCAGGGAAGGACCGGCGGGAGAAGGGCTTCCCCGGGGCTGCCGCGGAAGACTCGTGCGACAAGAAGGAGGACAAGAAGGGCAAGGAGAAGAGCTGGTACATCGCCGACATCTTCACGGATGAGAGCGAGGACGAGGACGGCCCCCCGGAGAGGGAGGCGGGGCTGCGGAAGCACGCGGAGAAGCCGAAGGACCGGGACGGCCGGGAGAGGCGGCGGGAGAGGGGGGCCGCGGAAGGCgtgaaggacaggaaggagaagGGCCTGGAGAAGCACAGGGAGAAGAAGGAGCGGGAGCCGCCGGAGAAGCACAGGGACAGGAGGGAGCGTGGCCCTGCGGACGCCGCGCAGGACAGGAGGGGCAGGCAGCGGCCTCCTGACAAGGCGGAGCGGCGGCCCCCCGCCGAGGACAAGGCCAAGAGCAGGCACCGAGAGAGGCCGGAGCGAGAGCAGGGCCGGGACAGGAGGCCGTCCAAGGGTGCCGACGCAGAGAAGAGCCTGCTGGAgcggctggaggaggaggcgctGCAGGAGTTCCGGGAGGACTCCAACGACAAGGCCAGCGAGGTGTCTTCCGACAGCTTCACCGACCGTGGGCCGGACCCGGGGCTGGGCGCCCTCCTGGACGCGTCCTTCCCGGAGCCCCCGGAGGAGCGGGCCCGGGAGCGGGAGCGGCACAGGCACTCCTCGTCCTCCTCCAAGAAGAGCCACGAGCGAGAGCGGGCCCGGAGAGACAAGCCTGACCGGAAGGAGCGGGGCGACGGCGGCCAGTACGAGCGGGACTTCCTGGACTCCGACGCGTATGGCGCCTCCTACGGCTCGAAGGCCGACACGGAGGACGACGTGGATAAAGCTGTCGAGCTGCTCTCCGCCGAAAAGAAGGAGAAGAACGACTCCGAGAGAGACGCTGCCAAGAAGGTGGAGAAGGAGCTGCGGCCCTTCGGGGCGAGTGCCGCCAGCCTCCTGAAGGAGAAGCGGAGGCGGGAGAAGCACCGGGAGAGGTGGCGGGATGGGCTCCCCAGGCACCACCGGGAGGAGCCGAAGCCCGCCGCCCGGGACAGGGACCGGCCCCGGGACGAGGGCGCCAAACTCGGTGAGACCAAGCTGAAGGAGAAGTTCAAGGAGAACCCCGAGAGGGAGAAGGGCGACCCCGTGAGGACCAGCAACGGCGGCGACAGGCCCCCCGCCTCCAGGGACCCGGGCAGGAAGGATGCCAGGCCCCGGGAGAAGCTGCTGGGGGATGGCGACCTGATGATGACCAGCTTCGAGAGGATGCTGTCCCAGAAGGACCTGGAGGTGGAGGAGCGGCACAGGAGGCACAAGGAGCGGATGCGGCAGATGGAGAAGCTGCGGCACAGGCCCGCGGACCCCAAGCTCAAGGACAAGCTGCGGCCGGCTGAGGACGCGCGCAGGAAGGGTCTGGACGTCCCGCCCAAGAAGCCGCTGTGTCCGGACCCTGCCCTGAAGGACAGAAAGCTCAAGGAGCCGGCTCCTGCCGCGCCCGCCGCCGAGAACAAGCCGCACCCGGGCCCGGCCGTGGACCCCCGAGACTGGCTGGCGGGACCCCACATGAAGGAGGTCCTGCCCGCTTCTCCCCGGCCCGACCACAGCCGGCCCACCGGGGTCCCCACGCCCGCCTCGGTGGTGTCCTGCCCCAGCTACGAGGAGGCCATGCACACGCCCCGGACCCCGTCCTGCAGCGCCGACGACTACTCCGACCTCATGTTCGAGTGCGCGGACTCCCAGCCCGTCTCCAGCACGTCCGCCAGCGCCTGCTCGCCCTCCTTCTTTGACAGGTTCTCCATGGCTGCGAGCAGCGTGTCGGAAACCCCAGGCCAGACGCCCACGAGGCCGCTGTGCACAAGCCTCTACCGCTCAGTGTCCGTGGACATCAGGAGGGCCCCCGAGGAGGAATTCAGCGTCGGGGACAAGCTGTTCCGACAGCAGAGTGTCCCCGCCGCATCCAGCTACAACTCCCCGGGGCAGCACCTGGAAGACAAGGCCCCGGGCCCCCCAGGGCCCGCCGAGAAATTCAGCTGCCTGTCCCCTGGGTATTATTCCCCTGACTAcggcctcctctcccccaaagcAGATACCCTGCACTGTCCCCCTGCAGCTGTGGTCAACGTCACCCCCTCCCCAGAGGGCGCCTTCTCTGGTTTACAAGCAAAGTCCCCCTCTTCGCGCAGGGATGAGCTTTTGGCCCCGTCCATGGAGGGGGCCCTCCCCCCGGACCTCAGCATTCCCCTGGACGCCACGGAGGACCAGCAGGCCACTGCGGCCATCATCCCCCCGGAGCCCAGCTTCTTGGAGCCCCTGGACGAGGGCCCCTTCAGCACGGTCATCACGGAGGAGCCAGTTGAGTGGGCACACCCTGCTGCCGCGGAGCAGGGCCTCACCTCTGGCCTCATCGGGAGCGCCCCCGACAACCCCGTCAGCTGGCCCGTGGGGTCAGACCTTCTGCTGAAGTCTCCACAGAGATTTCCTGAGTCCCCACCCTCGGAGCCCCCTTACCCAGTGTCCCCCGTCTCCTACCCACTGCCGGTCACTGAGCCAGGACTCGAAGTCAAAGACGACACGGGGGCGGCAGTCCCGGCCTCCATCTCTGCTTCGGAGGAGCCACCCCCTTTCGCCCCCACCTCCAGGTTGGAACCTTTCTTTAGTAACTGCAAGTCCCTTCCGGAAGCGTCCCCCGATGGTCCCCCCGAGTCCGCGTGTACGACCAGCGGGGCTCAGGTGGAGGTGCTGGGCCCCCTGGAGAGTAACTTCCTGGAGAGCGGTCACAGCCTCTCTGCCCTCGGCCAGGTGGAGCCGGCGCCCTGGCCTGGTGCCTTCCCTGCCTCCGAGGACGACCTCGACCTGGGGCCTTTCTCACTGCCAGAGCTTCCCCTCCAGACTAAGGATGTTTCTGATGTTGAAACAGAGCCTGTAGAAGAGAGTCCTCTTGTTCCTCCAGAAAACACCCCTGCAGGGGCACCCCCATGCCTCCCCGGCGGGGATGCTGCTGCGCCAGCCGCTGAGGAACAGCTCGTGCTGCCTCCTGACCCGGCAGCTGCCCATCTCCCCACAGAGCCCGAACCGGGGTCCCTGGAGGAGCCAAAGCCGGACGTCCTGCTGGAGGCTGCAGTGGAGGCAGGTGCATTGCAGGGGAGGGCCCCCGAGGACCCCGACCTGAGCTCAGAGCCCATGCCGGCCCCCTCGGAACCACGTccactggggagcagagatgAGGCCGAGGGCCACGACCCCTTAGCCACCCCCCATGGCATGGCCGACGCCCCTGAGGATGGCTCTGCACAGACGCACGTGGCCGACGGGGCTGGCCCCCAGGACAGTGTGGGGCTTGAGAGGTCTCCGGGTAGCGTCCAGCCTGAAGCTGCAGAACCCGAACCTAAAGCCACAGCCGAAGCCCCAAAGGCACCCAGAGTGGAGGAGGTCCCTCAGCGCATGACCCGGACCCGGGCCCAGATGCTGGCCAGCCAGAGCAAGCAGAGCTCACCGCCCGCCGAGAAGGAGCCGGCACCTGCACCCAGGGCCAAGGGCCGCGCCTCCGAGGAGGACGATCCCCAGGCCCAGCACCCACGCAAACGCCGCTTCCAGCGCTCCAGCCAGCCGCTGACACAGCAGATGCACACATCCACGCGGCAGACGCGGGAGGTCATCCAGCAGACACTGGCCGCCATCGTGGATGCCATCAAGCTGGACGCCATCGAGCCGTACCACAGCGACAGGGCCAACCCGTACTTCGAGTACCTGCAGATCCGAAAGAAGATCGAGGAGAAGCGCAAGATTCTCTGCTACATCAGCCCGCAGGCGCCCCAGTGCTACGCCGAGTACGTCACCTACACCGGCTCCTACCTCCTGGATGGCAAGCCGCTCAGCAAGCTGCACATCCCTGTG ATCGCACCACCCCCCTCCCTGGCGGAGCCCTTGAAGGAGCTGTTCAGGCAACAGGAGGCCGTGCGGGGGAAGCTGCGGCTGCAGCACAGCATCGAGCGG GAGAAGCTCATCGTCTCCTGCGAACAGGAGATCCTGCGGGTTCACTGCCGGGCGGCAAGGACCATCGCGAACCAGGCGGTGCCATTCAGCGCCTGCACCATGCTGCTGGACTCGGAGGTCTACAACATGCCTCTGGAGAGCCAG GGCGACGAGAACAAGTCGGTGCGGGACCGCTTCAACGCCCGCCAGTTCATCTCGTGGCTGCAAGACGTGGACGACAAGTACGAGCGCATGAAG ACGTGCCTCCTGATGCGGCAGCAGCACGAGGCAGCGGCCCTGAACGCGGTGCAGAGGATGGAGTGGCAGCTGAAGGTGCAGGAGCTGGACCCCGCCGGGCACAAGTCCCTGTGCGTGAATGAGGTGCCGTCCTTCTACGTGCCCATGGTCGATGTCAATGACGACTTTGTGCTGCTGCCAGCCTGA